Part of the Vespula pensylvanica isolate Volc-1 chromosome 23, ASM1446617v1, whole genome shotgun sequence genome is shown below.
atatcttctttataaataatttttagattttcatattatatagcCTTAACAAAGGTcgactttataaaaattcgtctTATTAAAAATCTGTGCTATTATTAATGAGGAACTTTATTTTAGTTGTTGATTATACATTAAACTATTCTAAGTAActtttattgcatttttaaGGTAGTAACTACGGCCACGATCACTGCAGAGAGACCTACGACTACTATTATGTGCAGTACTAAATGGCAAGCACCTGTGATAAAAGGTCGTTTTAGCAAATCAGTTTGGTTGGGCAATCCTGGTGAATCATCATTACCATCACTTTCACTTTTAGAACGTCCAAaggtaaagaaataattctatttgatgctcattataataatgtgatgcttttttataatataaattagaataaaaaattgtttatgcattattgtataattaaaagattatattcaaataagaTAATGTAGAATATCATCTAtcgtatgtaatatttaatatatttattcatctgTAACAGTTGTGTGTTACAGattagtaatttattatttatatgaactGCCAATATTTGTTACATGTACAAAGTAAATTTAAGTAAAGACTGTGGATATTACGCTTTTACACCAATAACTTGTTTATAATGcagatacatataatacataatttataatattatataagggagatttatataatattaattatatagatacattcatacatacatacgtacgtacgtacatatatatattatatatatatatacacacatatacatattttaaaacattatgGAAAAATTgcatagtataatatatgtggttaataaaatattataaagttaaaatataGTAAcgcatatattaataaaataatatatacttcaCAATATTTGTAGTAGGAAGAAATagtattgatataataaatggcgcaattttcctttctaccactccatttatttattatatcaaataactATATTATACACTAATggtattcatattttatatgggTGATTTATCAAATCCATATTGTGCAAATTCATTACCTTTGCATCGTACCTCAGTGCTGGGAAAACCTGGATCACTAGGAAACTGTTTAATACGTGAAAATGAAGTTCTCCAGCCTCCTGATTTTGTCCAAtcctaaataaaataatataattatatcgctGAACTGATCATGATAAcacaaataatacaaaaagtgATAAATTGCAAACTAAActcgtattattaaaaaatcattgtgATATTGATATCAACATAAATCCAAAACTTACGTGTCCATTATATTTAAAGTAATAACAAGCagagtatataaaaatgattcccATAATACTCTTTGCTGTAATATGACGTAATCCATCAGCCCAAGTAGAACCCTATAATGAAacgatgaatattattttggtatcaatttttaacttagaaataaatgaagatatgTGAAATTACCATTAGAGGAACCAACATATTTTCAACTTTATCCAAAGGAGCTCTGTAAAATCTTCTAATTggattatatctttttttataataatctggTGATATTACTGGTTCACAGGGATCTAATATTTGATCCTTTAAAAACTTTGCACGCCATGCACGTTCTTCATCGGTCATACCTATCAAacgttctctatctctagATAAACGACGCTCCAACATTATGGTCATGTCCTCTGTTTTCTGTGGTGGCCCCTTCATGATGTTTATCTTTAACAaagaatacaaattatattatgttatgtaagattatttggaaaattataatctttaatttaaagttgaagaaaaacaaagttaaaattgttttacaattttattttttgctctCTTCTAGTTGTAAAAAACTAAAAGagttaaagaaatagaataaaaagcaCATtcaatttatgtaattattaaaaatcatataacaattattatatgcagaatataaatttatgtatatatataaaagtttaaatatataattaaaatttaaacaacaaaatatatagaaacatcatataacaattattatatgcagaatataaatttatatatatgtataaaagtttaaatatataattaaaatttaaacaacaaaatatatagaagCAAACCTTTTTAATGACaccaaatgaaaatataggTTATAACGATATTACGTCACAAGTTAGAAGTAAGTATTCTATTGATAAGCAATgtaaagatgtatatattaccGATAGAGAGTGCATATGATAAAGAAACTTATGAACTTACTAACAAAAACGCATACGacaaagaaattagaaaacttATCGGCAGCGAACATGTTgctaaaatatatgtattgctttttttaatataaatttgaataaaataacgttgcaataattgtataaaaataagtaaaatacatctaaaatttattacatggtacaaaaaattttgttaaaattgcAAATTTCTAGCTTATCGATCAACCTAAGCGCGtaaaatcttttatcattttaaaagaaattgtataaatataagtatattaacagataaatataagtatattaaagGAAATACTTGTACTAACACTAaacacttttatttttgtttctttttttcgtacacctattataaaagaaaaccaaaCATTTGATCAAAACATGATATGCATACGAATAGTTTGGACATTCATAAGTACgaagaattttgaaaaaagatgtggatgatatatattaaatatttgtacaatgtatgtatgattATACGTCGAGATacaatgataatttaatatgacAAAACTTTTGTTGATATTTATGATATGGGTTGCATATTGTTGTGAAGTTCCAATGATTGAAtttgcgtatgtatatatgtatgtatatactttcaaATGACaatgcatataatatatacaattaattactatcataatttatcagaaaaatatCTCAAGTACAATGGAATAATTATCGCAATTATAATATTCCGAAGTATCGGATCGCATGAAGAATTTCAGTTAATTATTACTAGACTTGTTAATTTTGATATGTTGAAAAAGTTATCTATTGCTGAATATATCTCTatagtctatatatatatatatatatatatatatatatatatatatatatagactatGTTTAATGGCTATGCAGTTTATAATCTTTTGTATGATGTAAACACAACTAACAGCGATTCAGTAAgctgaaaattaaaaatgattataaaaagaagataaaaattatgagaatattgatattaaaactattttgCGCGACAATCTTACAACTGAAAAaacattgtaatattattcaGTTTTCTAATAAGATGAGTCTTCTATAATTGGCTTTACCAAAATcgatacgattaaaatattaatttttctttcttgtctgcATAAATTCTGTatctatgttttttcttttcttttttcgaagctGACACACTATAGAAGATGGAAATACATTGTTACTTTAAATCTATGCTATGTCTATATCTTTGTAGCGTATAACGTTAGAGAAaggataattataaatattatttggcttgtttttttaattttaacagtTATTTCGACTAATGCAAAGCTGTATTTTATACCTTATCTAATTAAGTGTAATAATTTcgttgcatattttttttatgatcttcTCTTACATCTCTTTTACGTTATTATGTTTTAAAATTATGCACACAGAAGTATCTATttggatatttcttttattcggaAGTAGCGTTATTGGttcttcgatagaaatattgCAAATCATGCATGtttaatatgcatatatttaaaGCCATATTTAATTGATCGATATCTAACaactatcaaaatatttttcttattgataatattgtgtgtgtatgtgtaaattagtggaaaaaaagaaggcaaaCTTAACTGAATAATTtagtttttgttaatttaatttaatttaatttaatttaatttaatttttaattaaataaaaatataaaagcagTGTGCATACTATtacacaaaaatataataaggcattcaaaagattatattgatacaaatatttgaatttgatgctgcatatataaagttaattaCAAATAGTAtgctatatatttaaaattatcaatagATACACAGAAGCAACGCCTagatacagaaaaaagaaagaaaaagaaattattcgtaatattgaaaatatttacaatatattatgcATTGgcatgtttttattaattctaaacAATGAATTGAACAATTTGAAACTTGATGTTTACTGGGTGTtctattcttcatttttttaattcctatTGCAGATATAGGAGCTTCTTGCAAAATAAAgctgatatatattataataataaagagtaTATGATTAGGCCAATTTTGAACAATAATTGTCAAAATAGTTCGATagcatttaattatattgtaacgTGTACTACACATTCTTTTGATCAATATTAAGAGATCCAACTCGATGAATTTGATTGATTGATCCTGCATTCTTGACTTAAAGCCGGGGAACTTGGGTAACTATCAACaagttattaacaaaaaattatgttcTATAATCATATACAATAGTATATGCAACAGTTTTTCTCTCAGTCATACCATTTGTCCAGAGATGCACATCATCTATTGATGTGCCAACTCAAGATTACAATGGTTCTACATTAATCAACGTAATTGGTGTTCTTCCTTGTGTTATAATCAACAGCTTTTGGTTGATTATTGAAACTTGTCTATCTATGTGAAAGCTAGGTAAACAGatgtttacatatatctaaataatttaaatgataacTGACATCTACTACTTttatagtttctctctctctctctctctctctctctcgcccttcctctttctgtccgcaaataataaataaattatgtatgtgtagatatatacgtgtgtatgtgtaatagtaatagcagtagtagtagtaataatagtgatagtagtattagcagtagtaatagtgATAGTagagaagtagtagtagtaatagtagtgatagtagagaagtagtagtagtagtgatagtggtagtggtagtagtagtagtaggagtagtagtagtagtaggagtagtagtagtagtagtagtaggagtagtagtagtagtagtagtagtagtagtagtaatagtagtagtagtagtaggagtagtagtagtagtagtagtagtagtagtagtagtagtagtagtagtattagtagtagtagtagcagtagtagtctAGTAGtttttttcaatgtaaatcatattctgtttttttctttctttacttctttttatctataagTTAAGCATTATTATAGATAcatcatatttaaatacaatttgGATATCAAGGCAAATATGTATTTCTCATATCAATTTGCATTTAAAAGGAAGATCATGAGAAATGCATTGAATTAACGATAGTTTAACTAATCTCTTAATTTTGTGCTAACTAGATTTTGACTGTTTCTTTGACTTCCGATTATTACCTATCCCCTCCCTCCCTCGCACTCCCTGTCTCtgcatatctctctctcatgcaTATGATTCTGTTTGAAGAGACAATgcattaaaattcaaatactGTACAAGATCGCATGTGTCTCAGCTGGACTGTGTATATTaactttttgtatttcttttcttttgtttatattttttcgacgagtataaattaaaaatattcaaatacagCCTCACAGAGGCTGCGTACACATTGGGGTAGACCATGCTAACCCTTTCACCGCTCTCAGAGCGTtgcacatacgtacgtatattacgcacacatacgtacatatacatactagATTCTTCCTtcaatacatattacatatgtatatatacgtgtatatgcattattattattctttttttaatcgcagAAAAGAGCAAATTCTCATGTAAACataatcgttttaaatttTCACCATTTCAGCCTTTTGATTTGGAAACACAGGCAGTGAAAGGGTTAGATATGTTCTAGTTTTGCAATTGAACTTTCTTTCCACCACGTGGCTTAATACTTTCAGAAATTTGCCACATTGCCTCCTCACAGAGGAAATCACTGAAGTTGTTGAAGAATGTAATAATACGATCGTGTTTCTTGAAGGAGTATGTActagaaacaaaattaacataACAATTTCTctaattacttctttttttttttcaaagaataaatttttgttattacttaCCCTTTTTTGAATCTCTTCATATTTTCaacaatattaaattgttgccatcttttagaaaaattgataGTACCATCCGGTAATAAATCACTGTTCCCAATATGCACAAATGTAAGGTCTTGTAACACAAGTCCACTGAgtgatcaaataaataaataaataaataaataaatatatgtaaatatactatgtaaatttgtatgatatataaaagaactaataattattattaatttatgatttgTATAACTCTTACATATATGGGATGCATGGTGGTTGAGTTTCCGCTAAAGCTTGCCTATATGCTCGAAAACTACTTGAACTATCAATAAGAGCACAATATTCCTTCAAACCTTCCGTAATATGCTTCTGCCATTCAAGTCTTCTAATTGGTGCACTGTCTAATGCAGAAAGCAAGGCAAGAtaactattaaaattatttatttttctaagatgtttcattattttgatGAACTTGacaacatatttttctctatccttaGCTTCGTTTTCCAATCTATGTTCTAATATTCTGGACCTAGCCCAGTAtgacattttattaaaatgttcCGTAAATCTCGTAAGATTTGGgcttctctcttcattttgtTCCTGAGCCCAAATTAATACCTCAggaatttcaattttcataaataaatctgCGTCTAATAAAGTCATTTGTTCTGCGATCTGTTCGCTTTTAAAATCTAAAAGTGATGCTTGTTTCGTCGTTACACtaagagaagataaaattgGTTGTGCGTATTGTAATTGTTTAGCAGCAtgcttttctaatattttcacTCGTAAAGCTTTAGCCATTGTTAAATCACCACTGCATACTAATTGCTGTACGAATTCCATTAAAGTTTGTAATAAGGTATCATCAAGATCTGACATACTGTAAGAaagtatatgtaattatataatcttcttatcttatcttttcgtttatgATACTTAATACTCACGTTAAATCACTGACTACTCTaactaataaagaaaaagcttCTCGAGCTGCTCGTTGCTTCGTAACATCTGGAGAACAGGAAAAACGTTGATGTCGTTTATGtaatttttgaattaattcaaGCGGTTGCATAAATGTTCTGTATGTTGTTAGAAAAGCTTCCTGATATAAAAAGTCTGCAACAGATGAggtaacattaatatataaattttttaagtaaacatttatatcattatactaaataatattttcttatttaacatataataaacaaacCTGATTCCTTTTCGTCTATGCAgcatgaaaatatgtatatatcaaatcattaataaaataaaaataataaattaattcatttatactaattatgattaaaataaatatataccatGCTTATTAGCTTTGGTAGCATGAATTAATAATGCATCGGGATGTCCACCACGTATGTCAGGTCCTTCTTCATCAGGTTTTTTAAAAACTAAATATTTACTGATATCTAATTCTTCCAAGATATTATCATCTTGATCTATATCCCTTAATTCCAAAGTGTTATCGCTAATGGATACAGAAGAAAGAGCATTACTCACAGGTCTGGAAATTGGTAATGCTATGTCCATTGCAGTACCAGTAgtattctaaaaaagaaatatttctgttaatatttctaatataacaTTTCTAAACTAAAGGAGCcacttttctatttcctttacCAATTTCACTGGAGTTGATGATACaacatcttttttatcaagaaaagCATCATTATATGATGGCTCATCAATTCTAACAGGAGTCAATGATAAAATTGGATCAGATGTGTGTATGCTTTGCATACTAATCGTAGCCTTTGGTGAAACTATCGAAGGTGTAGCATTTGATTTAATTGATCGTGATCTCTTTGGTGGTAAAGCAGGAGGAAGACtagaattatttgttatttccgTAATGTTTGGAGTCATAGATATAGAAACGCTAtgacgagaaaaatattttatgaattatggTTGTACATAAGGATATcataagttttattttatttgaatatttataagtcATTTACCTTGTAGTGTCATGCAAGTTAGTTATTGTATGAGCCATAAAAGAACAAGATTGAGTCGTAGTGAGTGCCATTTCATGTTGTTGCCATTCTGCTTGCATGGAATTGTAAGCTGCTACAGAATGACGAGTTCCAAGACCAGAAATGAAGTCGTTGTTGCTGTGAGAGCAATTTCCAAACATCTCCATGTATGCCATAACTGTAATAAGTATAACAATTACAAAATCCACCAAAAATTAgattaatctctctctctctccttctgtctctcatgtatgtgtgtgtgggcGGTGGGaggtgtgtgtgcgtgtgcgcgtgcgcgcgcaaATGTTTGTAAAAGTTACAATTACGAATCTTGAATGAAAGTTATActgttttttataatacttaatatGACTGATTGGTTGATGCAAGCATGAAATTCGCTGCAAAAAGATATCAAAGCATACGGTCTAAGAATTGAGTAAAGACACTGATGCAAAAGCAAACACTTGTATAATATCAGTATCGTTTGTGTAAAGACGCATACGAGAAGAGATCAAACTCACTGGAGTAAACTTTCcacgatatttctcttttattatttacataataattatatatccatatgtttatataatttatattacatccGTGAGATGAGTCAAATCGTAAGCTGTAATTAAAGCCGAGAATAAagtaattctatttaaatataaaatagataatgaTAGAATTCATTGTATGTTTGGcaatatatgaaaatgaagCTAACAATATAAAATGCCATGCCAAAATAAGCCCGGATTTTAAttcatgtacatacataatcgTGGAAAATGAAAGACTTTCGTTTGGCGTGAAAGTGTTTGCTAAGTGTAGTCGATTAATGTGGGCGGCATCCCACTTACCAGAATATGCCACTGATTGGAACACTGGGGATACAAAACATTgcatcagtttttttttttttcatctgcTATGGGACTAAGAATATCAAACTTCTATTCTAATATCATTTAAGATAATTTCAAATCGCCACATCTTCCAAATAATCTTTCTCTGTCAtactattgtttattttattttattttttttttttttaatatcacaagagtttaaacattaatttaaataacgaaGCTCCAATGATGTTGTAAATGTAAAACTTAAACGCTATTATATCGTCGTACTTCACGTTTTTTGATGTCTTGTATTGAATGTTCAAGTAACTtactatgtttttttttcagcGGAAGAGGTGGTGGTTTATTGGTATCCGAACTATCACCGTTACTGGTATGCAAACTGCAGGTAGACAAATGTTCATTTTCAGGTACATTGTCGTATTGCGATGGTTGACGTTCTCTTCTCCGTTTAGATCGTTTTTCTGGTAATGCAGGTGGTATTCCATTAGCATCAGATATAGTAATTGATTCCATTTCCTACGTATGatagaaataacatttatatagaaatatcatatttattatcaagttatcaacgtatatatatatatgtatactcttactcacatttttcaatttttctaacaTAACGGTATCGCCACTTTCcgttatattcatattatccGCGGTACTTTTAGAACTGCTCATTGTTTTTTGCATAAAAACAGAACCATTGCTATCCGATGTAAACTTTTGTTGATAAAGAGATTGTTGTTGAGTACTAAACGTTTGGGAATTGTAACTGATACTGCTTTGTTGTGATGACCTTTTTGAAGTTGTACTAGAAGCAGTCGTGTAACTTTGAGAAGAACTTCTTTGAGAATGCATTGATACAAAACCGGATTCATGTGTTTGGGTTGaaaatctttctatttttccatcTATACCTGAAACATAATGATTCGAGGAATACAGTTGAATGGtatacgatttttaaataatttgaaacgGTCATTTCTTCAAACAATTTTGATTAAACATTTATGACATAAACAGTTACACGTTAGTATTTCATTTTGTCCTTAAACGAAACGTTCAATTTCGTAGACtgattaaaaaggaaaaaataaaatggtagAACTGTTTCATCAATACTAAATCAaacaaataatgaatatttcttttttgtagaaaCATTACTTATGGACACACATCTCATGCATGTAATTATATTCTACACACCAGTGAACGGATTAAGAATTTCTTGTGGTGTTTGTTGTCCTAGTAACATAGTATTTGGTATACTGCTTTCAGAACTATCCCAACAAGCACAATTAGAGGTCCCATTAACTTGCATACCTAAGGTACCAGAGGGTATCGTCGAGTTACGAGATTATTCTTGATAATTTTCCACCAgcaaaaaatatcttcttaaCATTTATggtcaataaaaattaaagaaaccatacaacaaattaaataacgatAGTAGTTCTTCGTTATGACTTACTTTTAATTGTAGCTATAAGACTGAGATCCATACTATCATTGAGAGACTCATCGTTTGGTCCCATGATCGCTCGAATTTCATCCTCGTCACGTGAATGATTCAAAGCAGAATCCAAACTACCAGCTGATGCACTTAGAATAGAAGAAGAGTCTTCCGGTGACCGACTACGCAAAGAAACTCTATCGAGACTAGATGCTAAGAAACTTTCAGACTCGTCGAGTAATTGTTGAGTTCTGGTTCTTCTTTTTGGTGGTAAAGGCGGTGGTGTACCCGATGAACTGTTTTCTTCAGAGAAGCATACGTTCGTtctacaattataattatcataatgttaaaagttaataatttGTGTTTAATCATAAATAAGGTACAACATCAATCTAATTTACCTATCAGGAAGAGGAGGTTTTGGTGGTGGACTGGAATCCCTTAAAATAGATTCAGAACTATGAGAACTTCGAACAAGACTATTGTTAGCAGCAGTCTGTTCTaagatctctctttcccttggTGTTAAAGGTATATCTGGCAGCGAGTTCCTCTGAGGAGCAAGTTCCAATCCATATCCTGATGCACTGAATCAATATTTACCAATGACAAAGTTTTATCATCGATAACAACAAAAATGTAACAACAACTGCATCCTACCGATTGTTAATTGTAATGCTAACAGGTTTCTGTCGATTAGAAATCTTCTCATGAGCAAGGGAAACCAAATTCTTAACTGCTTCTTCGACCAAACCAATAATATGGGTAACATTTTCAGTATCCAAAGCAGAGGATTGATCACCATGTAACAAGACATCATCGCAGAGCTTCAATAACTGAGCAAGTGCTTGATAAACTTGATTGGTTGCAGATCCTAATGTGGAACtgtaaaagagaatataaattagttatagaaaaattttcaacgatgaaaaagatatatttaccTATTTTCATAGAGGAGATAGGACTTGAGTACCGTGTGTATAGTGGTAACAGTGTCGAGAACCACTGTACCATTACCTGGTAACatttccaatttctttttcgagacaACATCACGAAAATGCAGAAGAGCAAGCTGTACTTGTCTCACGTGGACATGCAAGTCTCGTAAAGGATTTTTTTCAAGACTAactgcattattattatcctttcctgatgatgatgacgatgttCCACCTGTTCCAAGTCCAATTCCAGCAACTCCATTTTTATCACGTGGTATTCGTGGCGACGAAGGTGAACTTGCTCGGCCGACTCCTCCTACGGCGCTCTCTACGCCTCCTGTCCCTGTACCACCGCTACCCGGAGAACGCATGTGTGAAAGCTTCTCCAAAAAGTCCTCCTTAAAGGAGCGTGCTCGACGCGCGAGCTTACCGCCGCGCGCCTTTCCGTTTGAACGTTCCTCGTTGCTTTCTgtaattttatcttcttttattctttttttttattcttttttaatttatagttgtataaaaaaaatcattttactcTCTATTTCATATGTGTATCCGAAATAATTGTAAAGTTCTCATACCATTTTCAACGCATACACATCTTTAATTTCCCCTAActcttttcaataaaatttactttttttttatgttatttgtCATTATATTAGTATAGTATTCATCTCATACTgtgagtttatatatatatatatattgcgttattagtattataattattataatgaagtTAGTAGCGATAaagtatcattttattaataatacaaatgaagatttgaataaattagtaaatgaagaagtatattttttgtgaggtgttaacaaattgttttttctaatttttgcaaaattgtttattccaattagataaatttaacGAGAAATTCTGCTTTTTTTATCGCGAATAATGGaacaaagaaatgaagaaaggatGAAAACATCACCGTATCTACGAGGAGGCTTTCGAAATAGCTTAAACACCGAAAGAGGATTATTCCAAGATGTTGTCTTCGAACAAGGAACTAAATTTAGTCGGAAGGCTGGAAAGAGCGACGAAAATACGATGAAATACTATGAAATACCACAATGAAGAGAACATTCGAGTATACTTATACATCTATCTCAacaacattaaaaatattaatattttatttctaaatttaaattaattatttctaattgtaactaatcaatcaaaaaatcatagtaatatcttttttataaacgattcttttctattcattcTACATGAAATGTTCATTTTGATTGGtggaataaatatgaaatatttaagaagATAATCTTTcacaaagaaagaattaaaacgaTGTAAAAGGAACGAATGGAATAACTTTAAGAATCTGAGTCATCGTCAAAGATGATGCGGTAATCACGTCACGTTCAAAAAGGAATGCGaataaacgatatcgatcCTTAGAAAGAactttaaatttcattataatttgaatattaaatcaaaaatatattccaaaatatcaaaaaatctATCAAagatgtttaattaatatcattattactttaactgaaatttcaaatattactttaaattgaaataatatattaataagaaagacAATAAAATTAGCAGGAGAAAGCCCGCCATTTTtcgaatcattttcttttcttttcttttttaatcaaaaaatccataatataaaaattatctcaCTAAATACCACTCACTTGGATGAGGAAACCAcaaattttcttgtttatgAGTAAACAGAGATAtgatgagaaaaatatatatatgtcacgTGACTCAGAAGGGAAATACGAGACAAGAAACGTCCGGCCCGTAAAGCGTGTGCGCATCGACTGCTTAACTAACTTGGCTCGTCGGTCCCTGTCGGTCGTATCCCTTCATCCcactctcgctctctctctctctctctctcacacacacacacacacacacgtcaGCCTCtatagatttctttctttctttatttcttcttcgtacatTCATGCTTTAACATATACACCACGCCTATTTTGCGTCTGTCATCCGATGCTTTTAAAGCGTGACGATAGTTTGGTTAAGGTTAAGTACAAGATGTATTTGGTATTGGAAGATAATggattatatttctaaaatgtcaatttttttaacatttacgGTAATAacatttgttactttttttttattgttgctTATTACTTATAAAGtagttttaatatcgtttatttttattgtgaCGTTAGAACTTGATTCGTTCTTTTGACTCACGTGGTTAAAgaattaca
Proteins encoded:
- the LOC122636697 gene encoding guanine nucleotide-releasing factor 2 isoform X3, yielding MPQYDESFLDSSIFRRRVRTYSIQKKSSTKSRSFKNTSVPLLLAVTDLNNDFSDSLSICSTQESNEERSNGKARGGKLARRARSFKEDFLEKLSHMRSPGSGGTGTGGVESAVGGVGRASSPSSPRIPRDKNGVAGIGLGTGGTSSSSSGKDNNNAVSLEKNPLRDLHVHVRQVQLALLHFRDVVSKKKLEMLPGNGTVVLDTVTTIHTVLKSYLLYENSSTLGSATNQVYQALAQLLKLCDDVLLHGDQSSALDTENVTHIIGLVEEAVKNLVSLAHEKISNRQKPVSITINNRASGYGLELAPQRNSLPDIPLTPREREILEQTAANNSLVRSSHSSESILRDSSPPPKPPLPDRTNVCFSEENSSSGTPPPLPPKRRTRTQQLLDESESFLASSLDRVSLRSRSPEDSSSILSASAGSLDSALNHSRDEDEIRAIMGPNDESLNDSMDLSLIATIKSMQVNGTSNCACWDSSESSIPNTMLLGQQTPQEILNPFTGIDGKIERFSTQTHESGFVSMHSQRSSSQSYTTASSTTSKRSSQQSSISYNSQTFSTQQQSLYQQKFTSDSNGSVFMQKTMSSSKSTADNMNITESGDTVMLEKLKNEMESITISDANGIPPALPEKRSKRRRERQPSQYDNVPENEHLSTCSLHTSNGDSSDTNKPPPLPLKKKHIMAYMEMFGNCSHSNNDFISGLGTRHSVAAYNSMQAEWQQHEMALTTTQSCSFMAHTITNLHDTTSVSISMTPNITEITNNSSLPPALPPKRSRSIKSNATPSIVSPKATISMQSIHTSDPILSLTPVRIDEPSYNDAFLDKKDVVSSTPVKLNTTGTAMDIALPISRPVSNALSSVSISDNTLELRDIDQDDNILEELDISKYLVFKKPDEEGPDIRGGHPDALLIHATKANKHDEKESDFLYQEAFLTTYRTFMQPLELIQKLHKRHQRFSCSPDVTKQRAAREAFSLLVRVVSDLTMSDLDDTLLQTLMEFVQQLVCSGDLTMAKALRVKILEKHAAKQLQYAQPILSSLSVTTKQASLLDFKSEQIAEQMTLLDADLFMKIEIPEVLIWAQEQNEERSPNLTRFTEHFNKMSYWARSRILEHRLENEAKDREKYVVKFIKIMKHLRKINNFNSYLALLSALDSAPIRRLEWQKHITEGLKEYCALIDSSSSFRAYRQALAETQPPCIPYIGLVLQDLTFVHIGNSDLLPDGTINFSKRWQQFNIVENMKRFKKGTYSFKKHDRIITFFNNFSDFLCEEAMWQISESIKPRGGKKVQLQN